One window of Methanobacterium alkalithermotolerans genomic DNA carries:
- a CDS encoding phage holin family protein, producing MTKQVETESPEKPSFIKFIFRTIVIWIAEVIGFIIIADMSVGLTINSWETALIVVGILGVINALLWPILSRIFLPFLVYTVGIGSLLINGFLIWLISIFVPGIIIEGWALILAPVGMSLITTLLSAVVTLDDETSYYRLVLHRTIKKANKKTKNYPGVILLEIDGLSEDILNKAIENGHMPTLKSWLDSKSHKVTSWETDLSSQTGASQAGILHGNNHNLPAFRWVEKGNNNKIMVSTGLHDAPVIEKRISDGKGLLSFNGASRSNLFSGDAENAIFTYSKLINIRQFYNDTWYYFYSNPSNFARILLLFLFDALMDFISQLIHWIKNIKPRIHRGFVYPFVRAGANVFMREVNTCTLIGDILASDMDIAYSTYLGYDEIAHHSGVQDPDAFYALRGIDKQFKRLQNSLKYTKRPYYLVVQSDHGQTNGATFKQRYGITLEDLVRELLPEELIIYSELSSNEDHFGQAFTRPIDSSKSYLKDKKDYTVKKSRDLVDNTLDNIKKSPVGKGKVLEYIQDYEISRKPLKYTAEESEVIVLASGNLGLIYLTQWTERLSYEEIKKLFPDLIPGLVQHEGIGFIMVHSLEWGPLAIGKEGIYYLKCDRIEGDNPLRDFGENARHHLLRTHKFEYVPDILVNSFYNPDKNEVAAFEELVGSHGGLGGGQSKPFIMYPSHWNLEDDEIIGAEHLHRVLKEKINRIRDMK from the coding sequence ATGACAAAACAAGTGGAAACTGAATCTCCAGAAAAACCTTCTTTTATTAAATTTATTTTTCGTACCATTGTTATATGGATTGCGGAAGTTATTGGTTTTATAATCATAGCCGATATGTCGGTAGGGCTGACCATTAATTCCTGGGAAACTGCCCTGATTGTGGTTGGTATTTTAGGTGTGATAAATGCCCTTTTATGGCCAATTTTATCCCGTATTTTTCTTCCCTTCCTTGTTTACACCGTGGGCATAGGATCTCTTTTAATAAATGGTTTTCTGATATGGTTAATCAGTATTTTCGTTCCAGGAATAATTATTGAAGGATGGGCCCTGATTTTAGCTCCAGTGGGTATGTCTCTTATTACCACCTTGCTTTCAGCGGTGGTTACCCTGGATGATGAAACCTCCTACTATCGATTAGTTCTACATAGAACTATAAAAAAGGCAAATAAAAAAACAAAGAATTATCCAGGAGTAATTTTATTAGAAATAGATGGTTTATCTGAAGATATTTTAAATAAAGCAATTGAAAATGGACATATGCCTACTTTAAAGAGCTGGTTAGATTCTAAAAGCCATAAAGTAACTTCCTGGGAAACTGATTTATCCAGTCAAACCGGGGCCAGTCAGGCGGGGATACTGCATGGCAACAACCATAACCTCCCGGCATTCCGCTGGGTAGAAAAGGGCAATAATAATAAGATAATGGTTTCCACCGGGTTACATGATGCTCCGGTTATTGAAAAGCGTATTTCAGATGGTAAAGGATTATTATCATTTAATGGGGCCAGCAGATCCAATCTTTTCTCAGGAGATGCAGAAAATGCCATATTCACCTACAGCAAGCTTATAAATATTCGCCAATTTTACAATGATACCTGGTACTATTTTTACTCCAATCCTTCTAATTTTGCCAGGATATTACTTCTATTCCTTTTTGATGCTTTAATGGATTTTATTTCCCAGTTAATACACTGGATTAAAAATATAAAACCTCGAATACACAGAGGTTTTGTTTATCCCTTTGTACGGGCCGGGGCCAATGTTTTTATGCGTGAAGTTAATACCTGCACTTTGATTGGAGATATTTTAGCTTCAGATATGGATATTGCTTATTCCACTTATTTAGGATACGATGAAATTGCCCATCACTCGGGAGTACAGGATCCAGATGCTTTTTATGCCCTTCGTGGTATTGATAAACAATTTAAAAGGCTCCAGAATTCATTAAAATATACTAAAAGGCCGTATTATTTGGTGGTGCAGTCTGATCATGGACAAACCAATGGTGCCACCTTCAAACAACGTTATGGGATTACTTTAGAAGACCTGGTCCGGGAGCTGCTTCCTGAAGAATTAATTATTTACAGTGAATTATCCTCCAATGAAGACCACTTTGGTCAGGCTTTTACCCGTCCTATTGATTCTAGTAAATCATATCTTAAAGATAAAAAAGATTATACTGTAAAAAAGAGTCGTGATCTGGTGGATAATACTCTGGATAACATTAAAAAAAGTCCGGTAGGAAAGGGAAAGGTATTAGAATACATCCAGGATTATGAAATATCACGAAAACCATTAAAATATACAGCCGAAGAATCAGAAGTGATTGTACTGGCTTCTGGAAATTTAGGACTGATTTATCTTACACAGTGGACTGAAAGGTTATCTTATGAAGAAATAAAAAAATTATTCCCGGATTTGATTCCCGGACTGGTTCAACATGAAGGAATAGGATTTATAATGGTCCACTCCCTTGAATGGGGGCCTCTTGCCATAGGAAAAGAGGGAATATATTACTTAAAATGTGATAGGATTGAAGGAGATAATCCTTTACGGGATTTTGGAGAAAATGCTCGCCATCACCTTTTACGCACCCACAAATTTGAATACGTACCTGATATCCTGGTAAATAGTTTTTATAATCCAGATAAAAATGAAGTGGCCGCCTTTGAAGAACTGGTGGGAAGTCATGGTGGCTTAGGTGGTGGCCAAAGCAAACCATTTATTATGTATCCTTCCCATTGGAATCTGGAGGATGATGAAATTATAGGGGCAGAACATCTCCACCGGGTTTTAAAAGAAAAAATAAACAGAATAAGAGATATGAAATGA
- the sfsA gene encoding DNA/RNA nuclease SfsA, which translates to MRLDDLIQVKFVERPNRFTVKFHYHNKEHLGHLKDPGRLKELLIPGIDLLVKKVPHNPNRKTKYDVVAVFKDRGWVLINSGFHSDLAEEAIKSRIIGDLKNYGVEKREYSFGKSRLDFLLSLKHNKDISPNISRKMLLEVKGCTLVENNKALFPDAPTIRGKKHLEELIEGIKQGFASGVIFLILKEDALVFSPNFKTDPDFSCTLQDASQKNVSIFPLVFKTHFKDNSLEIKPWKLVKLIFKKQ; encoded by the coding sequence ATGCGATTAGATGATTTAATCCAGGTAAAATTTGTGGAAAGACCTAATCGTTTTACCGTGAAATTCCATTACCATAATAAGGAACATTTAGGCCACCTAAAAGATCCCGGACGATTAAAAGAACTATTAATCCCTGGAATTGATCTTTTAGTTAAAAAAGTTCCTCATAATCCCAACAGAAAAACAAAATATGATGTGGTGGCTGTTTTTAAAGACCGGGGTTGGGTTCTTATAAATTCTGGTTTCCATAGTGATCTGGCTGAAGAAGCCATAAAATCCCGAATTATAGGCGATTTAAAAAATTATGGTGTGGAGAAAAGAGAATATAGTTTTGGAAAAAGCCGTTTAGACTTTTTATTATCATTAAAACATAATAAGGATATCTCCCCGAATATATCTCGGAAAATGTTACTGGAAGTGAAGGGCTGTACCCTGGTGGAAAATAATAAGGCTCTTTTTCCAGATGCCCCCACCATAAGGGGCAAAAAGCACTTAGAAGAATTAATAGAAGGCATAAAACAGGGATTTGCCTCAGGAGTAATTTTTTTAATTCTGAAAGAAGATGCTCTGGTTTTTTCACCTAATTTCAAGACTGATCCTGATTTTTCCTGTACCCTGCAAGATGCTTCCCAAAAAAATGTTTCAATATTCCCCCTGGTGTTTAAAACTCATTTTAAAGATAATTCACTAGAAATTAAGCCCTGGAAATTGGTTAAACTTATCTTTAAAAAGCAGTGA
- a CDS encoding cupin domain-containing protein, which translates to MAHAILGPEESSHPHRIKSAGEIYFILEGKGLMHIDNQQALLEPGQLVYIPPGSMQFIKNVSSSELKFLCMVSPPWRKEDDEICLE; encoded by the coding sequence ATTGCCCATGCTATACTCGGCCCGGAGGAGTCATCCCATCCCCATCGCATTAAATCTGCAGGGGAGATTTATTTTATTCTGGAGGGCAAGGGTTTGATGCATATTGATAACCAGCAGGCACTTTTAGAACCAGGGCAACTGGTTTACATTCCCCCGGGATCAATGCAATTTATAAAAAATGTTTCCTCAAGTGAATTGAAATTTTTATGTATGGTATCTCCCCCCTGGAGGAAAGAAGACGATGAAATTTGTCTGGAGTAA
- a CDS encoding metallophosphoesterase, with amino-acid sequence MMSKKPKGMVLRQKLQRFMTRHREKVGSGIFRPHDFEITEIEVPVKNLDPLFHNYTIVQLTDIHLGQWITPYHLKGIIELVNEQDPDLVALTGDYVSYLLEGYEEDLTLCLKNLEPLDVSLAVLGNHDHWLGAGKIRNILKNSGVIDVSNQVYTLKREDASLHVAGLDSVMLNQHRLDEVMSKVPKSGPAILMVHEPDFADISSATGRFSLQLSGHSHGGQCTIPGWEDTIIRGPHFKKYPSGEYKVGEMTQYTSRGVGTNIFWFRINCPPEISIINLKSPGAME; translated from the coding sequence ATTATGAGTAAAAAACCAAAGGGAATGGTCCTCCGGCAGAAATTGCAAAGATTCATGACCCGTCATCGAGAAAAAGTGGGTAGTGGAATATTTCGACCCCATGATTTTGAAATTACGGAAATAGAAGTGCCGGTGAAAAACCTGGATCCCCTCTTCCACAATTACACAATAGTACAATTAACTGATATTCATCTGGGTCAGTGGATAACCCCTTACCATCTAAAGGGAATAATTGAACTGGTCAATGAGCAAGACCCGGATCTGGTAGCTCTTACCGGAGATTATGTTTCTTATTTGCTGGAAGGATATGAAGAAGATTTAACCCTATGCTTAAAGAACCTGGAACCATTGGATGTATCCCTGGCAGTTTTAGGAAATCACGACCACTGGTTAGGTGCGGGGAAAATCAGGAATATTCTGAAAAACAGTGGGGTGATTGATGTAAGCAACCAGGTTTACACCCTTAAGCGGGAAGATGCATCTTTACATGTGGCGGGTTTGGATAGTGTTATGCTTAATCAACATCGATTAGATGAAGTTATGAGTAAAGTACCAAAATCAGGCCCAGCTATATTGATGGTGCATGAACCTGATTTCGCAGATATCAGTTCAGCCACCGGTAGATTCTCTCTCCAGCTTTCTGGACACTCCCATGGAGGCCAGTGTACAATTCCAGGATGGGAAGATACCATCATCCGGGGACCTCATTTTAAGAAGTATCCCTCGGGAGAATATAAGGTGGGAGAAATGACCCAGTACACCAGTAGGGGAGTAGGGACCAATATTTTCTGGTTTAGAATAAATTGTCCGCCTGAAATTAGCATAATAAACCTCAAAAGCCCGGGTGCTATGGAATGA
- a CDS encoding cobalt-precorrin-7 (C(5))-methyltransferase, which produces MSKLYIAGIGPGSEDFVTPAARKVVKKSDITIGSKRALDLFPESQEVVLLNVKDVQEKLEYGVDRVHSGKNVCILSTGDPGFSGVLSPVQRIIKKKGYDIELEVIPGISSLQLCAARVEIPWDKADLMTFHGRENFQEILPILDNGQPTIALPSRSTADMARFLMENGISPERKVIVCERLSYPEENVVETTLKEVAESEFTYMCVMVIY; this is translated from the coding sequence TTGTCAAAACTCTATATCGCAGGAATAGGCCCTGGTTCAGAGGATTTTGTAACACCAGCTGCTAGAAAGGTGGTTAAAAAATCAGATATCACAATTGGAAGTAAAAGAGCCCTGGATCTTTTCCCTGAATCTCAGGAAGTTGTACTTTTAAATGTAAAGGATGTGCAGGAAAAGTTAGAATATGGGGTGGACCGGGTCCATAGCGGGAAAAATGTATGCATTCTTTCCACAGGAGATCCTGGTTTTTCAGGTGTTTTAAGTCCAGTGCAGCGAATTATTAAAAAAAAAGGTTATGATATTGAACTGGAAGTGATTCCCGGTATAAGTTCACTACAGCTTTGTGCTGCCCGGGTTGAAATACCCTGGGATAAGGCAGATCTCATGACATTTCATGGTAGAGAAAATTTTCAGGAAATTCTTCCTATCCTGGATAATGGTCAGCCTACCATTGCCCTTCCTTCCCGCAGTACGGCAGATATGGCAAGATTCTTAATGGAGAATGGTATTTCCCCAGAAAGAAAAGTGATAGTCTGCGAGAGGCTGAGTTATCCTGAGGAAAATGTGGTGGAAACTACCTTAAAAGAAGTAGCAGAAAGTGAATTTACTTACATGTGCGTTATGGTTATCTACTAA
- the cfbD gene encoding Ni-sirohydrochlorin a,c-diamide reductive cyclase catalytic subunit, which translates to MHPRPSPIAASLYTLRDMNADVVILHGPHGCCFRTGRLLENDGVRIVTTAMSENDFIFGAGEKLEETLLKVDKMFSPALVGIVGTCASMIIGEDLKEAVQRANIKAKVLTVESHGGFGEGDNTEGAIMVLEAAVKEGIIPPEEAERQIKMLKMATQVEKTRGMAQGEYISPSFGDDKEEVARELLNQIESGKKVALVLNAKKETSYLFGDILKLPYYLANPENPPIIIANLDEDTGLDRIRSHARNIVNELKEDEIHVDFITGGLDEYPETGKSAVQLLKEEKVDLAVIAGVPHALPIEELNLKTIAVTDGPRLVEPLKKLGYDMVVAELDAHAKTLGTDSIVSSDFGETIKKVLKEYKLK; encoded by the coding sequence TTGCATCCTAGACCTAGTCCAATTGCTGCTTCTTTATATACTTTAAGAGACATGAATGCTGATGTTGTTATTCTTCATGGCCCCCATGGCTGCTGTTTTCGAACAGGGAGGCTTTTGGAAAACGATGGGGTTAGAATAGTTACCACTGCCATGTCGGAAAACGATTTCATTTTCGGGGCAGGGGAAAAACTGGAAGAAACACTCCTTAAAGTGGATAAAATGTTTTCTCCGGCTCTGGTGGGGATAGTGGGTACCTGTGCCAGTATGATAATCGGGGAAGATCTTAAAGAAGCTGTACAACGAGCAAATATAAAAGCAAAGGTTTTGACAGTGGAATCACATGGTGGTTTTGGTGAGGGGGATAATACTGAAGGAGCTATCATGGTACTGGAAGCGGCAGTAAAAGAGGGAATAATACCTCCTGAAGAGGCAGAACGCCAAATAAAAATGCTAAAAATGGCCACTCAAGTTGAAAAAACCAGGGGAATGGCCCAGGGGGAATATATAAGTCCTTCATTTGGGGATGATAAGGAGGAAGTTGCCCGGGAATTATTAAATCAAATAGAATCAGGGAAAAAAGTGGCCCTGGTTCTCAATGCAAAAAAAGAAACCTCTTACCTCTTTGGAGATATATTAAAGCTACCTTATTATCTGGCCAATCCAGAAAATCCACCTATTATTATAGCTAACCTGGATGAGGATACGGGACTGGACCGTATCAGATCACATGCCCGGAATATTGTAAATGAACTCAAAGAAGATGAAATTCACGTTGATTTTATTACTGGAGGCCTGGATGAGTATCCTGAAACCGGAAAATCAGCGGTGCAGCTATTAAAAGAGGAAAAAGTTGATCTGGCGGTGATTGCTGGTGTGCCCCATGCACTCCCTATTGAAGAACTGAATTTAAAAACAATAGCAGTAACTGACGGGCCTCGCCTGGTGGAACCTCTGAAAAAACTGGGCTATGATATGGTGGTGGCTGAACTGGATGCCCATGCTAAAACATTAGGAACAGATTCTATTGTCTCTTCTGATTTTGGAGAGACTATTAAAAAAGTTCTCAAGGAATATAAATTAAAATAA
- a CDS encoding H(2)-dependent methylenetetrahydromethanopterin dehydrogenase-related protein gives MKIAVYGAGNQNLYVNQLKLPEKYGGEAPYGGSRMAIEYAKAGHDVYLAEPNRSMLDDGHWKQVEDAGVTVTSDDVEAAKHAEIAVLFTPFGKKTFEIAKEITKHIPENGIIANTCTVSPMVLYYVLERELRRDRKDIGIASMHPAAVPGTPQHGHYVIGGHSSNDIDIASKEQIQKCVELSESCGKDAYVVPADVSAAVADMGSLVTAVTLAGVLDYYYVGTQIIKAPKEMVDKQILMTLQTMASLVESSGTQGLVKAMNPELLVKTAKSMHLLEEQEELDAAISTLAKLDSEVMDWAQKAEIKPTNLVAAQALATELQNLMGEKAAEGTIRRCMRKMFE, from the coding sequence ATGAAAATTGCAGTTTATGGTGCAGGAAACCAGAATCTTTATGTTAATCAACTTAAGTTGCCGGAAAAGTACGGAGGAGAAGCTCCATATGGTGGAAGCCGAATGGCCATCGAATATGCTAAAGCAGGACATGATGTTTATTTGGCTGAACCAAATCGCAGCATGCTGGATGATGGCCACTGGAAACAGGTGGAGGATGCAGGAGTTACTGTAACTTCTGATGATGTGGAAGCAGCTAAACATGCAGAAATAGCAGTTCTATTTACTCCCTTTGGTAAAAAAACCTTTGAAATTGCCAAGGAAATTACCAAACATATTCCAGAAAACGGAATAATCGCCAATACCTGTACTGTTTCTCCCATGGTTTTGTACTATGTTCTGGAACGGGAACTAAGAAGAGACCGTAAGGATATAGGAATAGCTTCCATGCACCCGGCAGCAGTACCTGGAACTCCTCAACATGGTCACTATGTAATTGGGGGACACTCCAGCAATGATATTGACATTGCCAGTAAGGAACAGATACAAAAATGTGTTGAACTCTCAGAAAGCTGTGGAAAGGATGCTTATGTGGTTCCTGCGGATGTTTCTGCTGCTGTAGCCGATATGGGATCTCTGGTAACTGCGGTGACTCTGGCAGGCGTTCTGGATTATTATTATGTGGGTACTCAGATTATTAAGGCCCCTAAAGAAATGGTAGATAAACAGATTTTAATGACCCTGCAAACCATGGCTTCTCTGGTAGAATCTTCTGGAACCCAGGGCCTGGTAAAGGCCATGAATCCAGAATTACTGGTTAAAACTGCTAAATCCATGCACCTTTTAGAAGAACAGGAAGAACTGGATGCAGCTATAAGTACACTGGCTAAATTAGATTCAGAGGTCATGGACTGGGCTCAAAAAGCAGAGATAAAACCTACCAATCTGGTGGCAGCTCAGGCACTGGCCACAGAATTACAGAACCTCATGGGCGAAAAAGCAGCTGAAGGTACCATCAGGCGCTGTATGAGGAAAATGTTTGAATAA
- a CDS encoding NAD(P)-dependent alcohol dehydrogenase, with protein sequence MKGLAMLKIGEIGWIEKDKPKCGPSDAIIKPLAIAPCTSDVHTVWEGAIGQRHNMILGHEAVGIVNEVGREVKDFKPGDRVIVPAITPDWGSEAAQRGFPSHSGGALGGWKFSNFKDGVFGEYFHVNLADSNLALLPDKIPLEAAVMLPDMLSTGFMGAENAKIEIGFSVAVLGIGPVGLSSIAGAKLKGAGRIFGVGTRPKLIKIAKKYGATDIINYKKGNTSEQIMDATEGEGVDAVIVAGGGPDILIDALNIAKPGAKISNINYFGRGIGEGDIIPISRSGWGFGMAQKDIVTGLCPGGRLRMERLAQIVIHGRMDPSLMASHVFKGFDHLEKALLLMKDKPQDLIKPVVLLDG encoded by the coding sequence ATGAAAGGTTTGGCAATGTTAAAAATAGGGGAAATAGGATGGATAGAAAAGGATAAACCAAAATGCGGACCATCAGATGCAATTATAAAACCATTAGCCATAGCACCCTGTACTTCTGATGTCCACACCGTATGGGAGGGTGCAATAGGCCAAAGACATAATATGATTTTAGGACATGAGGCAGTAGGAATTGTAAATGAAGTAGGTCGTGAGGTTAAAGATTTTAAACCGGGTGACCGGGTAATAGTACCAGCTATAACTCCAGATTGGGGTTCAGAAGCAGCACAAAGGGGTTTTCCATCACATAGTGGTGGTGCTTTAGGGGGATGGAAATTCTCTAACTTTAAAGACGGTGTTTTTGGAGAATACTTCCATGTTAATCTGGCAGACAGTAACCTGGCACTTTTACCTGATAAAATTCCTTTAGAAGCAGCAGTAATGCTTCCGGATATGCTGAGCACAGGTTTCATGGGGGCTGAAAATGCTAAGATTGAAATTGGATTTAGTGTTGCTGTTTTAGGAATTGGGCCGGTAGGACTTAGTAGTATCGCTGGTGCAAAATTAAAAGGTGCTGGGAGAATATTCGGAGTGGGTACCAGACCAAAACTGATAAAAATTGCCAAAAAATATGGCGCCACAGATATAATTAATTATAAAAAGGGAAATACCTCCGAACAAATTATGGATGCAACAGAGGGGGAAGGAGTGGACGCTGTTATTGTAGCGGGAGGAGGTCCTGATATTCTTATCGACGCATTAAATATAGCTAAACCAGGAGCAAAAATTTCAAATATTAATTATTTTGGCAGGGGAATTGGCGAGGGTGATATTATTCCTATTAGTCGTTCAGGATGGGGCTTTGGTATGGCTCAAAAAGATATAGTTACTGGTCTTTGCCCTGGTGGAAGACTTAGAATGGAAAGATTAGCACAAATTGTAATCCACGGTCGCATGGATCCTTCTCTAATGGCCAGCCATGTTTTCAAGGGTTTTGATCATCTGGAAAAAGCCCTGCTTCTAATGAAAGATAAACCACAGGACTTAATAAAACCAGTAGTTCTATTAGATGGATAA
- a CDS encoding redox-regulated ATPase YchF, with translation MLQIAVTGKPNVGKSSFFNSATLSQAEVAGYPFTTIDAHKAVAHVDTDCPCKELEVVCSPNNSSCVEGRRLIPVELIDVAGLVPGAHEGRGLGNKFLDDLRQARAFIHVIDASGSTDEEGRPVEAGTHDPLEDVEFLQKEITMWLYGIIQRNWERLVRKALSERLDMGKVIHEQLSGTGIMLEDIIEARRKMETDYTQWEKEELIQFLDKLLRIAKPMLIVANKADLPSSSENIKRLKEKYSKVVPASAESELALTRAAKAGLIKYQSGEGDFEIVDGVNLNENQKKALEYIRENVLQRYGSTGVQKALNQAIFQLLDMIVVYPVEDEHKLCDQKGNILPDAFLILKGSKPRDMAYVIHTDIGERFLHAVDARKNMRVASDHELKDGDIISIICR, from the coding sequence ATGCTTCAGATTGCAGTTACCGGAAAACCAAATGTTGGAAAATCTTCATTCTTTAACTCAGCCACCCTTTCCCAGGCAGAAGTGGCAGGATACCCCTTTACCACCATTGATGCCCATAAAGCCGTGGCCCATGTGGACACTGATTGTCCCTGTAAGGAGTTGGAGGTGGTTTGCAGTCCTAATAATTCCAGCTGTGTAGAGGGCAGGCGTTTAATTCCAGTGGAACTTATTGATGTGGCCGGTCTGGTTCCTGGGGCCCATGAAGGAAGGGGATTAGGTAATAAATTCCTGGATGACCTGCGCCAGGCCAGGGCATTTATTCATGTTATTGATGCGTCGGGGTCCACTGATGAAGAGGGAAGGCCTGTGGAGGCAGGAACGCATGATCCATTGGAAGATGTGGAATTTCTACAAAAGGAAATAACCATGTGGCTTTATGGTATTATACAGCGAAACTGGGAGCGGCTGGTTAGAAAAGCTTTATCTGAAAGATTGGATATGGGTAAAGTAATCCATGAACAGCTTTCCGGGACAGGTATAATGCTGGAAGATATTATAGAAGCCAGAAGGAAGATGGAAACTGATTATACTCAATGGGAAAAAGAAGAACTCATTCAATTTCTGGATAAACTTTTAAGGATTGCCAAACCCATGTTAATTGTAGCTAATAAGGCTGATTTACCTTCTTCTTCTGAAAATATCAAACGATTGAAGGAAAAATACTCCAAAGTGGTACCTGCATCTGCAGAATCAGAACTAGCTCTCACCAGAGCAGCTAAAGCTGGCCTTATTAAATATCAATCGGGTGAGGGGGACTTTGAAATAGTAGATGGAGTAAATTTGAATGAAAACCAGAAAAAAGCCCTGGAATATATCCGGGAAAATGTACTGCAAAGATATGGGAGTACCGGGGTTCAAAAGGCTTTAAATCAGGCAATATTTCAATTACTCGATATGATTGTGGTTTATCCTGTAGAAGACGAGCATAAGCTTTGTGATCAAAAGGGGAATATTTTACCTGACGCTTTTTTAATTTTAAAAGGTTCAAAACCCCGGGACATGGCCTATGTGATTCATACAGATATTGGAGAAAGATTCCTGCATGCAGTAGATGCCAGAAAAAACATGCGGGTTGCTAGTGATCATGAACTGAAAGATGGAGATATAATCAGTATAATTTGCCGATAG
- a CDS encoding sugar phosphate nucleotidyltransferase, which produces MSKTAGMILCGGFGKRLRPLTETVPKPLVEIKKGYTILDKQLFDFKNAGVDQVFLLTGFLSDKIQKRYGDEYKGVKIEYVEEKKPLGTLNAIKLGMDVIDGNKQCIIRNGDVVADLNLKKMIYLGERSDYPLSIFITKMQSPYGIVEVSGDRLVSFKEKPILDYYINGGVYFSRGSLDFGDFDVGDIEKTLFPMMAKENHLGYYKEDGLFWMAIDTSKELEEIQKEYQNREDKPWGYEKVLINTDKYLTKELFIKEGYQTSFHYHEKKDETMYIVNGAGYIEFEDRKEYFGKNDTIRIEPEKRHSIVAMENTILHEVSTPHLDDTVRINDFYTR; this is translated from the coding sequence ATGAGTAAAACAGCAGGGATGATTCTTTGCGGTGGATTTGGTAAAAGATTACGTCCTTTAACAGAAACAGTACCTAAACCTCTGGTTGAAATCAAAAAAGGCTACACTATTCTGGATAAACAATTATTTGACTTTAAAAATGCAGGAGTAGATCAGGTATTTCTCCTGACTGGATTTTTAAGTGATAAAATCCAAAAGAGATATGGCGATGAATATAAAGGGGTTAAAATTGAATATGTGGAAGAAAAAAAGCCTCTAGGTACTTTAAATGCAATTAAATTAGGAATGGATGTAATTGATGGTAATAAACAGTGCATTATTCGTAATGGGGATGTAGTTGCAGATTTAAACTTAAAAAAGATGATCTATCTGGGAGAACGTTCAGATTATCCTCTTTCAATTTTTATAACTAAAATGCAGTCACCCTATGGTATTGTGGAAGTAAGCGGGGATCGGCTGGTTTCTTTTAAGGAAAAACCAATTCTGGATTATTACATAAATGGAGGGGTTTACTTCTCCCGGGGTTCCCTTGATTTTGGAGATTTTGATGTGGGGGATATTGAAAAAACATTATTCCCTATGATGGCCAAAGAAAATCACCTGGGCTACTATAAAGAAGATGGATTATTTTGGATGGCCATTGATACCTCTAAAGAACTGGAAGAAATCCAAAAAGAATACCAGAACAGGGAAGATAAGCCCTGGGGGTATGAAAAAGTTTTGATCAATACTGATAAATACCTTACCAAAGAATTATTCATTAAAGAAGGATATCAGACTTCATTCCACTACCATGAAAAAAAAGACGAGACCATGTATATCGTTAATGGGGCGGGATACATAGAGTTTGAAGACCGTAAAGAATACTTTGGTAAAAACGACACGATACGTATTGAACCTGAAAAACGCCATTCCATAGTGGCCATGGAAAATACCATATTACACGAGGTATCAACACCCCACCTGGATGACACTGTCCGTATTAACGATTTCTATACTCGATAG